A single region of the Legionella oakridgensis ATCC 33761 = DSM 21215 genome encodes:
- a CDS encoding transposase, with product MKDKQLLSCYEKQLLNQRGIIETVIGHLKHCYQVWHTRHRSIINAMTHLVAALAAYAIEPLKLSAIKLLANCA from the coding sequence ATGAAGGATAAGCAGCTTTTATCATGCTATGAAAAACAGCTCCTGAATCAGCGTGGTATTATTGAAACTGTAATCGGCCACCTTAAACATTGTTATCAAGTTTGGCATACAAGACATCGCTCTATCATAAACGCAATGACTCATTTGGTAGCTGCCTTGGCTGCTTATGCAATCGAACCCTTAAAGCTCTCTGCAATTAAATTGCTTGCAAATTGTGCATAG